From Streptomyces sp. NBC_00370, a single genomic window includes:
- a CDS encoding SAM-dependent methyltransferase encodes MTDLDHPSLDEIDTTKPHPARMYDFYLQGKDYYEVDEAAAANVESVFPTIKICARVNRRFMHRATRWLAEEAGIRQFLDIGTGIPTRPNLHQIAQQAAPDAHVVYVDYDPVVLRHAEALMRSTPEGRTAYIQADVRDPETILTAGRLHETIDLERPVALSLNALLHFVPDEDKPFETVGRLLDALPSGSYLVLSHCTPDFAPEMWERVIEVYRSGGIPAQVRPRADVLRFFEGLEFVEPGLVVPQDWRPDGSSVEGATEAAVSIYAGVARKP; translated from the coding sequence ATGACGGATCTCGATCACCCGTCGCTCGACGAGATCGACACGACAAAGCCGCACCCCGCGCGGATGTACGACTTCTACTTGCAGGGCAAGGATTACTACGAGGTCGACGAAGCGGCGGCGGCCAATGTCGAGTCGGTGTTCCCGACGATCAAGATCTGCGCGCGGGTGAACCGCCGGTTCATGCACCGGGCGACCCGCTGGCTCGCCGAGGAGGCGGGCATCCGCCAGTTCCTGGACATCGGTACGGGCATCCCGACCCGGCCCAATCTCCACCAGATAGCGCAGCAGGCGGCCCCGGACGCCCATGTCGTCTACGTCGACTACGACCCGGTGGTGCTGCGGCACGCCGAGGCGCTGATGCGCAGCACGCCCGAGGGGCGCACCGCCTACATCCAGGCGGACGTCCGGGACCCGGAGACCATCCTCACCGCCGGCCGGCTGCACGAGACGATCGACCTGGAGCGTCCGGTCGCGCTGTCGCTCAACGCGCTGCTGCATTTCGTACCCGACGAGGACAAGCCGTTCGAGACGGTGGGGCGGCTGCTCGACGCGCTGCCTTCGGGCAGCTATCTCGTGCTGTCCCACTGCACGCCGGACTTCGCGCCCGAGATGTGGGAACGGGTCATCGAGGTCTACCGCAGCGGCGGCATTCCCGCGCAGGTGCGGCCGCGCGCCGATGTGCTGCGCTTCTTCGAAGGGCTGGAGTTCGTGGAGCCCGGCCTCGTCGTCCCGCAGGACTGGCGGCCGGACGGCTCGTCGGTCGAGGGCGCGACCGAGGCGGCGGTCTCGATCTACGCGGGAGTGGCCCGCAAACCCTGA
- a CDS encoding DUF397 domain-containing protein yields MRDIYNGMPADDLGTEGWEKPWSGPNGGSCVEAKKLGGEHVAVRQSTDPTGPALICSADAMASFVEGAKNGLADFLL; encoded by the coding sequence ATGCGGGACATCTACAACGGCATGCCGGCCGACGACCTGGGCACCGAGGGCTGGGAGAAGCCCTGGAGCGGTCCCAACGGCGGCAGTTGCGTCGAGGCGAAGAAGCTCGGCGGCGAACACGTGGCGGTCCGCCAGTCCACCGATCCGACGGGTCCCGCGCTGATTTGCTCGGCCGACGCCATGGCCAGTTTCGTCGAAGGCGCGAAGAATGGCCTTGCCGACTTCCTGCTGTAG
- a CDS encoding helix-turn-helix domain-containing protein, which produces MVLGKRLGALRERARVSREAAAGVLDVTPLTIRRMENSEVGLKPPYVRALLEKYGVAQAEADEFMELVRDANRPGWWHRYRDAVPAWFSAYVSLEDEASLIRTYEPHYVPGLLQTEEYARGVLGAGSHGGVDELERRVALRIKRQQLLTKPEAPVLWILMEEAVLRRPVGEPAVMRAQIGRLIEATELPNVTLQIMPFAVGPHLGAFGPFHLFRFDITELPDIVYTENLTGAVYLDRRPDSAAYLQVLDSLSARAASVSDSRDFLQNIRKEL; this is translated from the coding sequence ATGGTGCTGGGCAAACGGCTCGGGGCGTTGCGCGAGCGGGCGCGGGTGTCGCGGGAAGCGGCGGCCGGGGTCCTCGACGTGACGCCGTTGACGATCCGGCGGATGGAGAATTCCGAGGTCGGTCTGAAGCCTCCCTACGTACGGGCGCTGTTGGAGAAGTACGGGGTGGCGCAGGCCGAGGCCGACGAGTTCATGGAGCTGGTGCGGGACGCCAACCGCCCCGGCTGGTGGCATCGTTACCGCGACGCGGTGCCTGCCTGGTTCAGTGCCTACGTCAGCCTTGAGGACGAGGCGAGCCTGATCAGGACGTACGAGCCGCACTATGTGCCGGGTCTGCTGCAGACGGAGGAGTACGCCCGCGGGGTGCTCGGGGCCGGTTCGCACGGCGGCGTCGACGAGCTGGAGCGCAGGGTCGCGCTGCGGATCAAGCGGCAGCAGCTGCTGACCAAGCCCGAGGCGCCGGTGCTGTGGATCCTGATGGAGGAGGCCGTGCTGCGCAGGCCGGTCGGCGAGCCCGCGGTGATGCGGGCGCAGATCGGCCGGCTGATCGAGGCGACGGAACTGCCCAATGTGACGCTGCAGATCATGCCGTTCGCCGTCGGGCCGCATCTGGGCGCCTTCGGCCCGTTCCATCTCTTCCGCTTCGACATCACCGAACTCCCCGACATCGTCTACACCGAGAATCTCACCGGCGCCGTCTATCTCGACAGGCGTCCGGACAGCGCCGCCTATCTCCAGGTGCTGGACAGCCTTTCCGCGCGGGCGGCTTCGGTCTCCGATTCGCGCGATTTTCTCCAGAACATACGCAAGGAGCTCTAA
- a CDS encoding ATP-binding protein produces MAHITAHRAHRQPSFGAGELRSGARTLPRRPEAAARARSWVRDELRHHDLPQDVRDDAVLVISELVTHAVLHATGATVSCEARVLAGCVHLEVRDGGQVSAGGHGLLLVDRIAEACGARPAKDGAGRAVWATLPFRPADFRTPTTPRSRGTQPRCAR; encoded by the coding sequence GTGGCTCACATCACGGCACACCGTGCACACAGGCAACCCTCGTTCGGCGCTGGGGAGTTACGGAGCGGAGCCCGAACGCTGCCGCGCCGGCCCGAAGCGGCGGCCAGGGCCAGGAGCTGGGTGCGCGACGAGCTGCGCCACCACGACCTGCCGCAGGACGTACGGGACGACGCCGTACTGGTGATCTCCGAACTGGTCACCCATGCCGTCCTGCACGCCACCGGCGCCACGGTCAGCTGTGAGGCCCGGGTACTGGCCGGCTGTGTGCATCTCGAAGTGCGCGACGGGGGCCAGGTCTCCGCCGGCGGACACGGACTCCTCCTGGTGGACCGGATCGCCGAGGCGTGCGGCGCCAGGCCGGCCAAGGACGGCGCGGGGCGCGCGGTCTGGGCGACACTCCCCTTCCGCCCCGCCGACTTCCGTACGCCGACGACTCCCCGGAGCAGGGGTACGCAGCCACGATGCGCGAGATGA
- a CDS encoding DUF6624 domain-containing protein: MREMTGTGAAEEQERQALAQALAAELLRRAAEDNSATAEAQRLPATHLRRALARCRAENAEALRSVVTAHGWPTAALVGADASTAALMILLHSDDLAFQLTCRDLIAEAVEAGLCSPIHGAYAADHCAVALGRPQSYGTRYTPLGRPYPLLDPEGVDDRRLAVGLRTMAAEQRALTEIRLRQSNRASA; the protein is encoded by the coding sequence ATGCGCGAGATGACGGGGACCGGGGCAGCCGAGGAGCAGGAAAGACAGGCCCTCGCTCAGGCCCTCGCCGCCGAGTTGCTGCGCCGCGCCGCCGAGGACAACAGCGCCACGGCCGAGGCGCAGCGGCTGCCCGCGACCCATCTGCGCAGGGCGCTCGCCCGGTGCAGGGCCGAGAACGCGGAGGCGCTGCGCTCCGTCGTCACGGCGCACGGCTGGCCGACGGCGGCGCTGGTGGGGGCCGACGCCTCGACGGCGGCCCTGATGATCCTGCTGCACTCCGACGATCTCGCGTTCCAGCTCACCTGCCGCGATCTGATCGCCGAAGCCGTGGAGGCGGGGCTCTGCTCGCCGATCCACGGCGCCTATGCCGCCGACCACTGCGCGGTCGCGCTGGGCAGGCCGCAGTCGTACGGGACCCGTTACACCCCGCTGGGCCGGCCGTATCCGCTGCTGGACCCGGAAGGTGTCGACGACAGGCGCCTGGCGGTCGGGCTGCGGACGATGGCGGCGGAGCAGCGGGCGCTGACCGAGATCCGGCTGCGCCAGTCGAACCGCGCGTCGGCCTGA
- a CDS encoding anthrone oxygenase family protein, translating into MATLLIALAVMSTGLYAGMMLIFLTGIMPALARLTDEQFVVTARRINEYVPRPVFLLVFLAEVAFPAAALFVPVDGRTDTQRWLVLAGLVCAVLNHLVTVAGNVPLNNALAAGSPAGRSDGETRAAFETRWNRFHLVRTLLAVAAFALLVAAAV; encoded by the coding sequence ATGGCCACCCTGCTGATCGCGCTCGCCGTGATGTCCACCGGACTGTATGCGGGCATGATGCTGATCTTCCTGACCGGCATCATGCCCGCGTTGGCCCGGCTGACCGACGAACAGTTCGTCGTGACCGCGCGCAGGATCAACGAATACGTACCGCGCCCGGTCTTCCTTCTCGTGTTCCTCGCCGAGGTGGCGTTCCCGGCCGCCGCCCTGTTCGTACCGGTCGACGGGCGTACGGACACCCAGCGGTGGCTGGTACTCGCCGGGCTGGTGTGCGCCGTCCTCAACCACCTGGTCACGGTCGCCGGCAACGTACCGCTGAACAACGCGCTGGCCGCGGGGTCACCGGCCGGCCGCTCCGACGGCGAGACACGCGCCGCGTTCGAGACGCGCTGGAACCGCTTCCATCTCGTCCGTACGCTGCTGGCCGTCGCCGCCTTCGCCCTCCTGGTCGCTGCGGCTGTCTGA
- a CDS encoding DNA-binding response regulator, which produces MADVSGSVLNRSMPVGRMTLEPTLEPVVGVRQVAAALTALIRSARQELLSFDEPEGESLADAAGRWAEPASTVAIRRIVPRTDPGGLVVPPQGGPSGALGAASGVLGGASGALGAVSGGPGGAGEARESDAVPFRMVLVDRSVAAVPLDLQYPQDGLLLIRDPVVVRALVRIHQTWWEAAQTPVQPVPRGLRPVLEALLAGLTDEAAASRLGMSNRTYSRRVCELLAALGTASRFRAGAEAARRGWI; this is translated from the coding sequence GTGGCAGATGTTTCAGGCTCGGTGCTCAACAGGTCGATGCCGGTGGGGCGAATGACACTGGAACCGACGTTGGAGCCGGTGGTGGGGGTCCGTCAGGTGGCGGCGGCGTTGACCGCGCTGATCCGTTCCGCCCGGCAGGAACTTCTGAGTTTCGACGAGCCGGAGGGTGAGTCGCTCGCGGACGCCGCGGGCCGGTGGGCCGAACCGGCGTCGACCGTGGCGATACGCAGGATCGTGCCGCGAACCGACCCCGGCGGGCTGGTGGTTCCACCGCAGGGCGGGCCGTCCGGTGCGCTGGGAGCGGCGTCGGGTGTGCTGGGCGGGGCGTCCGGTGCACTGGGAGCGGTGTCCGGTGGCCCGGGCGGGGCGGGTGAGGCGCGGGAGTCCGATGCCGTCCCGTTCCGGATGGTGCTGGTGGACCGCTCGGTGGCCGCCGTGCCGCTCGATCTCCAGTATCCGCAGGACGGGCTGCTGTTGATCCGCGATCCGGTGGTGGTGCGGGCCCTGGTCCGTATCCACCAGACCTGGTGGGAGGCGGCGCAGACACCGGTGCAGCCGGTGCCGCGCGGGCTGCGCCCGGTGCTGGAGGCGCTGCTCGCGGGGCTCACGGACGAGGCGGCGGCGTCGCGTCTCGGTATGTCGAACCGCACATACAGCCGCCGGGTGTGCGAGTTGCTGGCCGCGCTCGGTACGGCGAGCCGCTTCCGGGCAGGGGCGGAGGCGGCCCGCCGGGGCTGGATCTGA
- a CDS encoding ABC transporter permease — protein MSVLTDSAPGYRARHTLPLRVELKRQLKRRRTLAMGIVLAVLPFVLIVAFAVGGTPGGANGRVTLMDTATASGANFAATSLFVSAGFLLVVPVALFCGDTVASEASWSSLRYLLAAPVPRARLLGSKLAVALLMSAAAMVLLPLVALAAGTAAYGWGPLELPTGGSLAAGDTVPRLALVVAFIFVSQLVTAGLAFWLSTKTDAPLGAVGGAVGLTIIGNVLDAVTALGSWRDFLPAHWQFAWVDALQPQLERTGMAKGAAVSVAYALVLFALAFRGFARKDIVS, from the coding sequence ATGAGCGTGCTGACCGACTCCGCCCCCGGCTACCGCGCCCGGCACACCCTGCCGCTCCGGGTCGAGCTGAAGCGGCAGTTGAAGCGCCGGCGGACCCTGGCCATGGGGATCGTGCTCGCCGTCCTGCCCTTCGTGCTGATCGTCGCTTTCGCCGTCGGCGGCACCCCCGGCGGGGCGAACGGACGCGTGACGCTGATGGACACGGCGACCGCTTCCGGCGCCAACTTCGCCGCCACCTCCCTCTTCGTGTCGGCCGGTTTTCTGCTGGTGGTGCCCGTCGCGCTGTTCTGCGGGGACACGGTGGCCTCCGAGGCGAGCTGGTCCTCGCTGCGCTATCTCCTGGCCGCGCCCGTGCCGCGCGCCCGGCTGCTCGGGAGCAAGCTGGCGGTCGCGCTCCTGATGAGTGCGGCGGCGATGGTGCTGCTGCCGCTGGTCGCCCTGGCGGCCGGGACGGCCGCCTACGGCTGGGGTCCGCTGGAGCTGCCGACCGGTGGCTCCCTGGCCGCCGGCGACACCGTGCCACGGCTGGCGCTCGTCGTCGCCTTCATCTTCGTCTCCCAACTGGTCACCGCCGGACTGGCGTTCTGGCTGTCCACCAAGACCGACGCTCCGCTCGGCGCGGTCGGCGGCGCGGTCGGACTCACGATCATCGGCAATGTGCTGGACGCCGTGACCGCACTCGGCTCCTGGCGTGACTTCCTGCCCGCGCACTGGCAGTTCGCCTGGGTGGACGCGCTCCAGCCGCAACTGGAACGGACCGGCATGGCGAAGGGCGCGGCTGTCTCCGTCGCCTATGCGCTGGTGCTGTTCGCGCTGGCCTTCCGGGGCTTCGCCCGCAAGGACATCGTTTCGTAG